A genomic region of Zea mays cultivar B73 chromosome 6, Zm-B73-REFERENCE-NAM-5.0, whole genome shotgun sequence contains the following coding sequences:
- the LOC100285598 gene encoding L-ascorbate oxidase homolog precursor, whose product MATTTRVAAAATGVLLVLSALATLARAEDPYLFFEWKVTYGTKSLLGVPQKVILINGEFPGPRINCSSNNNIVVNVFNQLDHPLLFTWNGMQHRKNSWMDGMPGTQCPILPNTNFTYKWQPKDQIGSFFYFPSIGMQRAAGGYGAISVVSRLLIPVPFDQPPPENDHVVLIGDWYTKDHEVLARQIDAGKGVGRPAGVLINGKGGKDLEAAPAFTFEAGKTYRLRVCNTGIKASLNFRIQGHYMKLVELEGSHTLQNTYDSLDVHVGHCLSVLVDADQKPGDYYMVASTRFIHDAKSASAVIRYAGSSAPPSPNMTEPPAGWAWSINQARSFRWNLTASAARPNPQGSYHYGQINITRTIKVMVSRGHIDGKLRYGFNGISHRDPETPVKLAEYFNATDGVFSYNQMGDVPPAVNGPLHVIPNVITAEFRTFIEIVFENPEKSIDSLHVDGYAFFGVGMGPGKWSPEVRKTYNLLDTVSRHTIQVYPRSWTAIMLTFDNAGMWSVHSNIWERYYLGEQFYISVVSPARSLRDEYNMPDNALRCGKVVGLPLPPSYAPAR is encoded by the exons ATGGCGACGACGACGCGTgttgccgccgccgccaccggcgTGCTGCTGGTCCTGTCGGCGTTGGCGACCCTGGCGCGGGCCGAGGACCCGTACCTGTTCTTCGAGTGGAAGGTGACGTACGGGACCAAGTCCCTGCTGGGCGTGCCCCAGAAGGTCATCCTCATCAACGGCGAGTTCCCCGGCCCCAGGATCAACTGCTCCTCCAACAACAACATCGTCGTCAACGTCTTCAACCAGCTCGACCATCCGCTCCTTTTCACCTG GAACGGGATGCAGCACAGGAAGAACTCGTGGATGGACGGGATGCCAGGCACGCAGTGTCCGATCCTGCCTAACACCAACTTCACGTACAAGTGGCAGCCCAAGGACCAGATCGGCAGCTTCTTCTACTTCCCGTCCATCGGCATGCAGCGGGCGGCGGGCGGCTACGGGGCCATCAGCGTGGTCAGCCGCCTCCTCATCCCGGTCCCGTTCGACCAGCCCCCGCCGGAGAACGACCACGTGGTGCTCATCGGAGACTGGTACACCAAGGACCACGAGGTGCTAGCCCGCCAGATCGACGCCGGCAAGGGCGTGGGCCGCCCCGCGGGCGTGCTCATCAACGGCAAGGGCGGCAAGGACCTGGAGGCCGCGCCTGCCTTCACCTTCGAGGCCGGCAAGACGTACCGCCTCCGCGTCTGCAACACCGGGATCAAGGCGTCGCTCAACTTCCGCATCCAGGGCCACTACATGAAGCTGGTCGAGCTGGAGGGCTCCCACACCCTGCAGAACACGTACGACTCGCTCGACGTCCACGTCGGCCACTGCCTCTCCGTGCTCGTCGACGCCGACCAGAAGCCCGGCGACTACTACATGGTGGCCTCCACGCGGTTCATCCACGACGCCAAGTCCGCGTCCGCCGTCATCCGCTACGCCGGCTCCAGCGCCCCGCCGTCGCCGAACATGACCGAGCCACCGGCCGGCTGGGCCTGGTCCATCAACCAGGCCAGGTCGTTCCGCTGGAACCTGACGGCCAGCGCCGCGCGGCCCAACCCGCAGGGCTCCTACCACTACGGCCAGATCAACATCACCCGCACCATCAAGGTCATGGTCTCCCGTGGCCACATCGACGGCAAGCTCCGCTACGGCTTCAACGGCATCTCTCACAGGGACCCCGAGACCCCCGTGAAGCTCGCCGAGTACTTCAACGCCACCGACGGGGTATTCAGCTACAACCAGATGGGCGACGTGCCCCCTGCCGTGAACGGGCCCCTCCATGTCATCCCCAATGTCATCACCGCCGAGTTCCGCACCTTCATCGAGATCGTCTTCGAGAACCCCGAGAAGAGCATAGACTCCCTCCACGTCGATGGCTACGCCTTCTTCGGCGTCGG GATGGGCCCCGGGAAGTGGTCGCCGGAGGTGAGGAAGACGTACAACCTGCTGGACACGGTGAGCCGGCACACGATCCAGGTGTACCCGCGGTCATGGACGGCAATCATGCTGACGTTCGACAACGCGGGCATGTGGAGCGTGCATTCCAACATCTGGGAGCGGTACTACCTCGGGGAGCAGTTCTACATCAGCGTCGTCTCGCCGGCGCGATCACTGCGCGACGAGTACAACATGCCCGACAACGCCCTCCGCTGCGGCAAGGTCGTGGggctgccgctgccgccgtccTACGCCCCCGCGCGCTAA
- the LOC103630517 gene encoding probable leucine-rich repeat receptor-like protein kinase At5g49770, giving the protein MEEATRRRITPTTTLLLALAVLAASVPAGFCAINPQDASALNAIQSQWTNAPLSWSSASDPCDGGWDGIMCSNGRVTSLRLSSVNIQGTLSDSVGQLTQLMYLDVSFNLGLNGRMPATIGNLAQLTTLILAGCSFTGAIPQQLGNLQQLSFLALNSNKFTGTIPPTLGLLSNLFWLDLADNQLTGSIPVSTATTPGLDQLTHTKHFHFNKNQLSGTLTGLFNSNMSLIHILFDSNQLTGPIPEELGGISSLQVLRLDRNSLKGTIPPNISNLVNLNELNLASNQLTGPLPDLSSMTKLNVVDLSNNSFAVSAAPNWFTTLTSLTSVSISSGKLSGAVPKGLFRLPQLQQVVLSNNEFNGTLEVTGNISSQLQAINLMNNGIAAANVTPSYNKTLVLLGNPGCVDPELKVFCSLKQERMIAYNTSLAKCSSTASCSSDQRLNPANCGCAYPYAGKMVFRAPLFTDLTNSATFQQLEASFTTQLSLRDGSVFLSDIHFNSDNYLQIQVALFPSSGVSFSVADLIRIGFDLSNQTYKPPSNFGPYYFIADPYALLAGASSRGSKKSHISTGAIAGIAVAGGILVIALIGMVLFALRQKRRVKEVTGRTDPFVSWGVSQKDSGGAPQLKGARLFSLNELKNCTNNFSDTHEIGSGGYGKVYKGTLVDGTRVAIKRAERGSMQGVVEFKNEIELLSRVHHRNLVSLIGFCYEQGEQMLVYEYVSSGTLRENLLVRGTYLDWKKRLRIALGSARGLAYLHELADPPIIHRDVKSTNILLDDHLKAKVADFGLSKLVADTQKGHVSTQVKGTLGYLDPEYYMTQQLSEKSDVYSFGVVMLELVSGRQPIESGKYIVREVKLAIDPNDRDHYGLRGLLDPAIRDNARTAGFRRFVQLAMLCVDESAAARPAMGEVVKDIEAMLQNEVSGPDGATSSAGSSANDFDGAGGGARSHPYSDVEITRGSYGDNASDYMPYFEVKPK; this is encoded by the exons ATGGAGGAGGCCACGCGGCGCCGTATCACGCCGACGACGACGCTGCTGCTGGCCCTGGCGGTGCTGGCGGCGAGCGTTCCCGCCGGCTTCTGCGCCATCAACCCTCAGGACG CTTCTGCTCTCAACGCCATCCAGAGCCAATGGACGAACGCCCCCTTGAGCTGGTCCTCGGCGAGCGACCCCTGCGACGGGGGCTGGGACGGAATCATGTGCAGCAACGGCAGGGTCACGTCGCT GCGGCTGTCAAGTGTCAACATCCAGGGCACGCTCAGCGACAGCGTCGGACAGCTCACCCAGCTCATGTACCT GGACGTTTCCTTCAACCTCGGTCTCAACGGCCGAATGCCCGCTACAATCGGGAACCTGGCGCAGCTCACCACGCT GATCCTGGCAGGCTGTAGCTTCACCGGAGCCATCCCACAGCAACTCGGCAACCTGCAGCAGCTCTCGTTCCT GGCGTTGAATTCGAACAAGTTTACCGGCACAATACCCCCTACGCTGGGTCTACTCTCGAACCTCTTCTGGCTGGATCTGGCTGACAATCAGCTCACTGGATCTATCCCGGTCTCCACAGCAACAACGCCGGGGCTCGACCAACTTACCCACACGAAGCACTT CCACTTCAACAAGAACCAGCTGTCTGGAACACTCACAGGCCTCTTCAACTCCAACATGAGCCTGATCCACAT ACTGTTCGACAGCAATCAACTGACTGGCCCGATACCAGAGGAGCTAGGGGGCATTTCATCGCTCCAAGTTCT CCGACTAGATAGGAACAGCCTTAAGGGAACGATTCCTCCTAACATCAGCAACTTGGTCAATCTGAACGAGCT GAACTTGGCCAGCAACCAGCTCACTGGACCGTTGCCAGATCTAAGCAGCATGACCAAATTGAATGTCGT GGATTTAAGCAACAACTCCTTCGCCGTTTCAGCAGCCCCAAACTGGTTCACAACTTTAACATCTCTAACCTCCGT ATCAATATCTTCTGGAAAGCTTTCTGGCGCTGTCCCTAAGGGTCTCTTCAGGTTGCCCCAGCTGCAGCAAGT TGTGCTGAGCAACAACGAGTTCAACGGGACACTTGAGGTCACAGGCAACATCAGCAGTCAGCTTCAGGCTATCAATCTCATGAATAACGGCATTGCTGCTGCCAATGTCACCCCAAGCTACAACAAGACTCTAGT GCTACTAGGGAACCCGGGCTGCGTGGACCCAGAGTTGAAAGTCTTCTGCAGCCTCAAGCAGGAGAGAATGATAGCGTACAACACCAGCCTGGCCAAGTGCTCCTCTACGGCCTCGTGTTCCAGTGACCAGCGCCTGAACCCTGCAAACTGCGGCTGCGCATACCCCTACGCCGGGAAGATGGTATTCAGAGCGCCGCTCTTCACGGACCTGACGAACAGCGCCACCTTTCAGCAGCTGGAGGCGAGCTTCACGACGCAGTTGTCTCTCCGCGATGGCTCCGTGTTCCTCTCCGACATCCACTTCAATAGCGACAACTACCTCCAGATTCAGGTGGCGCTTTTCCCGTCGTCTGGGGTGTCCTTCAGCGTGGCGGATCTGATACGGATAGGCTTCGATCTGAGCAACCAGACTTACAAACCACCGTCGAATTTTGGACCCTATTACTTCATTGCAGATCCATACGCTCTTTTGGCAG GTGCTTCTTCTCGTGGCAGTAAAAAATCACATATCAGCACTGGCGCTATCGCTGGAATTGCGGTAGCCGGTGGAATTCTTGTGATTGCCCTCATTGGCATGGTATTATTTGCGTTGCGACAGAAAAGAAGGGTCAAGGAAGTGACAGGACGAACCGACCCTTTCG TTTCATGGGGAGTTTCCCAGAAAGACAGTGGAGGGGCTCCACAGCTTAAAGGAGCAAGGTTGTTCTCTCTGAATGAGCTGAAGAACTGCACCAACAATTTTTCGGACACCCATGAGATAGGCTCAGGAGGCTATGGAAAG GTGTACAAGGGAACACTCGTTGATGGAACGCGGGTTGCCATAAAGAGAGCAGAGCGCGGATCAATGCAAGGTGTGGTGGAGTTCAAGAACGAGATCGAGCTGCTGTCCAGGGTTCATCACAGGAACCTGGTGAGCCTGATTGGCTTCTGCTACGAACAAGGGGAGCAGATGCTGGTGTACGAGTACGTCTCCAGCGGAACGCTGAGAGAGAACTTACTAG TGAGAGGAACGTACCTGGACTGGAAGAAGAGGCTCAGGATCGCGCTCGGGTCAGCGAGGGGACTTGCGTACCTTCACGAGCTCGCCGATCCGCCTATCATCCACCGGGACGTCAAGTCCACCAATATCCTCCTCGACGACCACCTCAAAGCCAAGGTCGCCGACTTCGGCCTCTCCAAGCTCGTCGCGGACACCCAGAAGGGCCACGTCTCCACGCAAGTGAAAGGAACGCTG GGTTACTTGGATCCGGAGTACTACATGACGCAGCAGCTGTCGGAGAAGAGCGACGTGTACAGCTTCGGGGTGGTGATGCTGGAGCTGGTGAGCGGGCGGCAGCCGATCGAGAGCGGCAAGTACATCGTGCGCGAGGTCAAGCTGGCCATCGACCCCAACGACCGCGACCACTACGGGCTGCGGGGCCTCCTGGACCCGGCGATCCGGGACAACGCGCGCACCGCCGGGTTCAGGCGGTTCGTGCAGCTGGCGATGCTGTGCGTGGACgagtcggcggcggcgcggccggcCATGGGCGAGGTGGTGAAGGACATCGAGGCCATGCTGCAGAACGAGGTCTCCGGGCCCGACGGGGCCACCAGCTCCGCCGGCTCCTCCGCCAACGACTTCGACGGCGCCGGCGGCGGAGCGAGGTCGCACCCGTACAGCGACGTCGAGATCACGAGAGGCTCGTACGGGGACAACGCGTCGGACTACATGCCGTACTTCGAGGTCAAGCCTAAGTAG